One stretch of Pirellulales bacterium DNA includes these proteins:
- the rlmN gene encoding 23S rRNA (adenine(2503)-C(2))-methyltransferase RlmN → MALPRIADKNGTIPRSSQLASTTMSALLDPNSHLLENWLADHGEPGFRARQIRRWLFERRAQSWEAMTDLPKRLREMLTAELPLWTTQIVARREAGDTTEKLLLELRDGHRIECVLIREQPRCTICISTQVGCAMGCAFCASGLEGVVRNLEAGEIVEQMLRLQHCLAPDERINHVVVMGMGEPLANLRNLLSALAVATDPAGLGISARRITISTVGLPAGIEELARQDVPYRLAVSLHAPDDELRNRLVKVNRSIGIPAILAAADKYFARTGRRLTFEYVLLAGVNDSPEQARRLAKLLAGRTALVNVIPFNPVEGLAFATPSSAALAEFRSTLSSAGVEVRVRKRKGDQIDAACGQLRRSYLAHAGDEAATVN, encoded by the coding sequence ATGGCCCTGCCACGCATCGCCGATAAGAATGGAACGATCCCACGGTCTTCTCAACTCGCATCGACGACCATGTCCGCACTGCTCGATCCGAATTCACACCTGCTCGAAAACTGGCTGGCCGATCACGGCGAGCCGGGATTTCGCGCGCGGCAGATTCGCCGCTGGTTATTCGAGCGCCGCGCCCAATCTTGGGAAGCAATGACCGATCTGCCCAAGCGGCTGCGCGAAATGCTGACCGCCGAGTTGCCGCTGTGGACCACGCAGATCGTCGCCCGGAGGGAAGCGGGCGACACCACGGAGAAACTGCTGCTGGAATTGCGCGACGGTCACCGCATCGAATGCGTGTTGATTCGCGAGCAGCCGCGCTGCACGATCTGCATCAGCACGCAGGTCGGCTGCGCGATGGGCTGCGCATTTTGCGCCAGCGGCCTCGAGGGCGTCGTGCGCAATCTCGAGGCCGGCGAGATCGTCGAGCAAATGTTGCGGCTGCAGCATTGCCTGGCGCCCGACGAACGGATCAACCACGTCGTCGTGATGGGCATGGGCGAGCCACTGGCCAATTTGCGCAACCTGCTTTCGGCCCTGGCCGTGGCGACCGATCCGGCCGGCCTGGGCATCAGTGCGCGGCGGATCACCATTTCGACCGTCGGCCTGCCGGCCGGCATCGAAGAGCTGGCGCGGCAAGACGTGCCCTATCGGCTGGCCGTGTCGTTGCATGCGCCCGACGACGAGCTGCGTAACCGGCTGGTCAAGGTGAATCGCTCGATCGGCATTCCGGCCATCCTGGCCGCCGCCGACAAATATTTTGCCCGCACCGGGCGGCGGCTGACGTTCGAATATGTGCTCCTGGCCGGCGTGAACGACTCGCCCGAGCAAGCCCGCCGGTTGGCGAAGCTGCTGGCCGGGCGCACGGCGCTGGTCAACGTGATCCCGTTCAACCCGGTCGAGGGCCTCGCGTTTGCCACCCCCTCGTCGGCGGCCTTGGCCGAGTTTCGCTCGACGCTGTCGTCGGCCGGCGTCGAGGTCCGGGTTCGCAAGCGCAAGGGCGACCAGATCGATGCCGCTTGCGGCCAGTTGCGCCGCTCTTACCTGGCACATGCCGGCGATGAGGCCGCCACGGTCAATTGA
- a CDS encoding sigma-70 family RNA polymerase sigma factor translates to MLAVRDGDAGAFEELVSRYQARLVRVLEHLVGNRDGAEDLAQDVFLRIYRARASYVPGAKFSTWMFTIANNVALNSLRSRARRREVTLDARDSGPLGPRPMDELATAASGLMPARQLDRAEIRDIVRQAIGSLNERQRLAVLLAKFEDMSYEDIAQAMNMSEPAIKSLLARARVNLKEVLAPYLQDGARPT, encoded by the coding sequence ATGCTCGCGGTGCGCGATGGCGACGCGGGCGCATTTGAAGAGCTGGTAAGCCGCTACCAGGCCCGGCTGGTCCGCGTGTTGGAGCACCTCGTCGGCAACCGCGACGGTGCCGAGGATCTGGCTCAGGACGTGTTCCTGCGGATCTATCGGGCCCGGGCGTCGTATGTCCCCGGCGCGAAGTTTTCGACCTGGATGTTCACGATCGCCAACAACGTGGCCCTGAACTCGCTACGTAGCCGCGCCCGGCGGCGCGAGGTGACGCTCGACGCCCGCGACAGCGGCCCGCTGGGGCCACGGCCCATGGACGAGCTGGCGACGGCCGCGAGCGGCTTGATGCCGGCGCGCCAGCTCGATCGCGCCGAGATTCGCGACATCGTGCGCCAGGCCATCGGCTCGCTCAACGAGCGCCAGCGGCTGGCCGTGCTGTTGGCCAAGTTCGAGGACATGAGCTACGAAGACATTGCCCAGGCGATGAACATGTCCGAGCCGGCCATCAAGTCGCTATTGGCCCGGGCCCGGGTCAATCTCAAGGAAGTGCTGGCCCCCTACCTGCAAGATGGGGCACGGCCGACATGA
- a CDS encoding cellulase family glycosylhydrolase: protein MNCSRAMALLRCGVLSGLVVLAGIGFATARDRWSADEAQAWQQRAGWLVGCNYLPRTAINQLEMWQADSFVPEVIDQELGWAQGLGFNSVRVFLHHLLWEQDAEGFARRLDQFLEIADRHDIGVMLVLFDGVWDPHPKLGPQRAPKPHIHNSGWVQSPGADVLRDDAQIEALKPYVLGIVSRYKSDPRVQVWDLFNEPDNPNANSYGAIELKDKAQRAQVLLEKTFAWARSADPQAPLTAGVWRGDWSSDERMSPIDRAMTSASDVISFHTYDPPPVAAQRLASLRRFGRPLLCTEYMARGNGSRFDPQLGNFRDAHVAAYCWGFVAGKSQTIYPWDSWQKSYRAEPEEWFHDIFRGDGSPYRPAEVEYIRQTTQQRQAAAN from the coding sequence ATGAACTGCTCTCGTGCGATGGCGCTGTTGCGGTGCGGTGTGTTGTCCGGCCTCGTGGTGCTGGCGGGCATTGGTTTCGCCACGGCGCGGGATCGCTGGTCGGCCGACGAGGCCCAAGCCTGGCAGCAGCGCGCCGGCTGGCTGGTCGGCTGCAATTACCTCCCGCGGACCGCCATTAATCAGCTCGAAATGTGGCAGGCCGATTCTTTTGTTCCCGAGGTGATCGACCAGGAACTCGGCTGGGCCCAGGGGCTCGGTTTCAACTCGGTGCGCGTGTTCCTGCACCACCTGCTCTGGGAACAGGACGCCGAGGGTTTCGCGCGCCGTCTCGATCAGTTTCTGGAGATCGCAGACCGGCATGACATCGGCGTGATGCTGGTGTTGTTCGACGGCGTCTGGGACCCGCACCCGAAATTGGGGCCACAACGGGCGCCCAAGCCGCACATTCACAACTCGGGCTGGGTTCAAAGCCCCGGCGCCGACGTGTTGCGCGACGACGCGCAGATCGAGGCCCTGAAGCCCTACGTGCTGGGCATTGTCTCACGCTACAAATCGGATCCGCGCGTGCAGGTTTGGGACTTGTTCAATGAGCCCGACAACCCGAATGCCAACAGCTATGGCGCGATCGAGCTCAAAGACAAGGCCCAGCGCGCCCAGGTGCTGTTGGAAAAGACGTTCGCCTGGGCCCGCAGCGCCGATCCTCAGGCGCCGCTGACAGCGGGCGTGTGGCGTGGCGACTGGTCGAGCGACGAGCGGATGAGCCCCATCGATCGGGCGATGACGAGCGCCTCGGACGTGATCTCGTTTCACACGTACGATCCGCCGCCGGTCGCGGCCCAGCGGCTGGCAAGCCTGCGACGGTTTGGCCGGCCGCTGCTGTGCACCGAGTACATGGCGCGGGGCAACGGCAGCCGCTTCGATCCGCAGCTCGGCAACTTCCGCGACGCGCACGTGGCCGCGTACTGCTGGGGCTTCGTGGCCGGCAAGAGCCAGACGATCTACCCCTGGGATTCGTGGCAAAAGTCCTACCGCGCCGAGCCGGAGGAATGGTTCCACGACATTTTTCGCGGCGACGGTTCGCCGTACCGGCCCGCCGAGGTCGAATACATCCGTCAGACCACCCAGCAGCGCCAGGCGGCAGCGAACTAG
- a CDS encoding glucose-1-phosphate adenylyltransferase: MNRIITLVLGGGQGTRLYPLTKLRSKPAVPLAGKYRLIDIPISNCINSGLNRIYVLTQFNSVSLHSHIRRAYNFDHFNGGFVEILAAQQTLDNTHWYQGTADAVRQNLRYIEQHDIEQVLILSGDQLYRMDYRDMLATHVQAKADVTIAALPVTRDQVSGLGIMRVDDTGRVGGFLEKPKTQAEVELVLTDPAWIDRQGIPSHGRDCLASMGIYIFNRDVLLDVLNKTDYRDFGKEVFPASIRTRRVQCHVFDGYWEDIGTIGSFFQANLDLTAHRPRFDIGSASAPIYSSARFLPASRFDGATIRRSLIADGCQIHESATIEDSVIGVRCVIGPGVTLRKAIVMGADFYETAAALEENRQQGRPCVGIGEGSVIEGAIIDKNCRIGRRVHITNPGGVVDSEDHPEYIIRDSVVVVPRGTTIADDWRLSG; the protein is encoded by the coding sequence ATGAACCGCATCATCACGTTGGTCCTCGGCGGCGGGCAGGGGACGCGGCTGTATCCGCTGACCAAGCTGCGCTCGAAACCTGCCGTCCCGTTGGCCGGTAAGTACCGATTGATCGACATCCCGATTTCGAATTGCATCAACTCGGGCCTGAACCGGATTTACGTCCTCACCCAGTTCAACTCGGTGAGCCTGCACAGCCACATTCGCCGGGCCTACAACTTCGATCACTTCAACGGCGGTTTCGTCGAGATTCTCGCGGCCCAGCAGACGCTCGACAACACGCACTGGTACCAGGGCACCGCCGACGCCGTGCGGCAGAACCTGCGCTATATCGAACAGCACGACATCGAGCAGGTGTTGATCCTCTCCGGCGATCAGTTGTACCGCATGGACTATCGCGACATGCTGGCCACGCACGTGCAAGCCAAGGCCGATGTGACGATCGCGGCGCTGCCTGTGACGCGCGACCAGGTGAGCGGGCTGGGCATCATGCGCGTCGACGACACGGGACGCGTGGGAGGCTTTCTGGAAAAGCCGAAGACGCAAGCCGAAGTCGAGCTGGTGCTGACCGATCCGGCCTGGATCGACCGGCAGGGGATTCCCAGCCACGGCCGCGATTGCCTGGCCAGCATGGGCATCTACATTTTCAATCGCGACGTGCTGCTCGACGTCCTCAACAAGACCGACTACCGCGATTTCGGCAAAGAAGTCTTCCCGGCTTCGATCCGCACTCGGCGGGTCCAGTGCCACGTGTTCGACGGCTATTGGGAAGACATCGGCACGATCGGCTCGTTCTTCCAAGCGAATCTTGATTTGACCGCGCATCGGCCGCGGTTTGATATCGGCTCGGCGTCGGCGCCGATCTATTCGAGCGCGCGGTTCCTGCCGGCCTCGCGGTTCGACGGGGCCACGATTCGCCGCAGCCTGATCGCCGACGGCTGCCAGATCCACGAAAGCGCCACGATCGAAGATTCGGTGATCGGCGTGCGCTGCGTGATCGGCCCCGGGGTGACGCTGCGCAAGGCGATCGTGATGGGCGCCGACTTTTACGAGACGGCGGCCGCCCTGGAAGAGAATCGCCAGCAGGGAAGACCGTGTGTGGGAATCGGCGAAGGGAGCGTGATCGAAGGCGCCATCATCGACAAGAACTGTCGCATCGGCCGTCGCGTGCACATAACCAATCCCGGCGGCGTCGTCGACAGCGAAGATCACCCCGAATACATCATTCGTGACTCGGTCGTCGTCGTCCCGCGCGGCACGACCATCGCCGACGACTGGCGCCTGTCGGGCTGA
- the cax gene encoding calcium/proton exchanger produces the protein MSSPVAHLLRPSLNWLLVFFPVAAVLEMAHARGASWASPTAVFICSALAIVPMAGWMGRATEHLAERFGEGVGGLLNATFGNAAELIIALMALIQAYREPEKQAAMHYLVKASLTGSIIGNVLLVLGAALLAGGLRYNVQHFNAAASRVSATLLNLATAALLIPAVFAYLVPRGKSEVGDISLELSVLLLFAYALNLVFALKTHRHLYAGPADVETAEPGDDEAPHAPWPVRRAIGVLLVATALVAVLAEFMIGSVVEASHAIGLTELFVGVIVVAIVGNAAEHSTAVLMALRNRMDLSLSIAIGSSIQIALFIAPVLVLVSHGMGMPLDLVFTVPEIMAVVMAATVMHQIAGDGQSNWFEGVLLLLLYAMLGLLFFHLPV, from the coding sequence GTGTCGAGCCCGGTCGCTCACTTGTTGCGTCCGTCGTTGAACTGGCTGCTGGTGTTTTTTCCGGTGGCGGCCGTGCTGGAGATGGCCCATGCGCGCGGCGCGTCGTGGGCCAGCCCGACGGCCGTGTTCATCTGCTCGGCGCTGGCGATCGTGCCGATGGCGGGCTGGATGGGCCGCGCCACGGAGCATCTGGCCGAGCGCTTTGGCGAGGGGGTCGGCGGTCTGCTGAACGCCACGTTTGGCAACGCCGCCGAACTGATCATCGCCTTAATGGCGCTGATTCAGGCCTATCGCGAGCCGGAAAAACAAGCAGCCATGCACTATCTGGTTAAGGCCTCGCTGACCGGTTCGATCATCGGCAACGTGCTGCTGGTGCTGGGGGCGGCGCTGCTGGCCGGGGGGCTCCGTTACAACGTGCAGCACTTCAATGCCGCGGCCAGCCGGGTGAGCGCGACGCTGTTGAACCTGGCCACGGCGGCGCTGCTGATTCCCGCCGTGTTTGCCTATCTCGTGCCGCGGGGCAAGAGTGAGGTGGGCGACATCAGTCTCGAACTGTCGGTGTTGCTGCTGTTCGCCTATGCGCTCAACCTGGTGTTCGCGCTCAAGACGCACCGACACCTGTATGCCGGCCCGGCGGACGTCGAGACCGCGGAGCCCGGGGACGACGAGGCGCCGCATGCCCCGTGGCCGGTGCGCCGTGCGATCGGCGTGCTGTTGGTTGCAACCGCGCTCGTGGCCGTGCTGGCCGAATTCATGATCGGTTCGGTGGTCGAGGCCAGCCACGCCATCGGGCTCACCGAGTTGTTCGTCGGCGTGATTGTCGTGGCGATCGTGGGCAATGCGGCCGAGCACAGCACGGCCGTGCTGATGGCGCTGCGCAACCGGATGGACCTGAGCCTGTCGATCGCCATCGGCTCGTCGATTCAGATTGCCTTGTTCATTGCGCCCGTGCTGGTGCTGGTCAGCCATGGCATGGGCATGCCGTTGGACCTGGTGTTCACGGTGCCGGAGATCATGGCCGTCGTGATGGCCGCGACGGTGATGCATCAGATCGCCGGGGACGGTCAAAGCAACTGGTTCGAAGGCGTCTTGCTGCTGTTGCTCTACGCGATGCTGGGCTTGCTGTTCTTTCACCTGCCGGTTTAG
- a CDS encoding Dabb family protein: MLCHNVFFSLKNDSPEGRDQLVAACKKYLVKHPGVTYFAVGTPCDLSRPVNDRNFSVAIHIVFADRAAHDAYQTAPDHLKFIEENRETWAQVRVFDTDVDVMPVK; encoded by the coding sequence ATGCTTTGCCACAACGTGTTCTTTTCGCTCAAGAACGATTCGCCCGAGGGCCGCGACCAGCTCGTGGCCGCGTGCAAGAAATACCTGGTCAAACACCCCGGCGTGACCTATTTCGCCGTCGGCACGCCGTGCGATCTGAGCCGGCCGGTCAACGATCGCAATTTCTCGGTGGCGATCCACATCGTGTTCGCCGATCGGGCCGCGCATGACGCCTATCAGACCGCGCCCGACCATTTGAAGTTCATCGAAGAGAACCGCGAGACCTGGGCGCAGGTGCGCGTGTTCGACACCGACGTCGACGTCATGCCGGTGAAATAG
- a CDS encoding endonuclease/exonuclease/phosphatase family protein, with amino-acid sequence MACSSRVRMALLLAAVCLTWGPARAAEPVRAISYNVQFLPSLASIANKRGNTKYRAAELGRKLAVYDIVGLQEVFDDAPRNLLLAGLKQAWGDAYAEAVHPRPADGRFNGGLAIATRLPILAWHATYYTKSSQPKEYGLRADGFAAKGVLHARIARSAERRDEFVDVFITHLEAAADELRPSQYKELAAFIAEHHDPAHPMLVMGDFNTHGNPADQDDATSAYHQVLTDMRGAAPKLRLVDLWPTLHGRELGGTNEQESTEIGNRIDYIFLANPVTAELLRPRAVRVNPFPDEKTKFLSDHSAVEADLEWGR; translated from the coding sequence ATGGCCTGTTCAAGTAGGGTGCGGATGGCCCTGTTGCTAGCGGCGGTGTGCCTGACGTGGGGGCCCGCGCGCGCGGCCGAGCCGGTGCGGGCGATCAGCTACAACGTGCAGTTTCTGCCCAGCCTGGCCTCGATCGCCAACAAGCGCGGCAACACGAAGTACCGCGCGGCCGAGTTGGGCCGGAAGCTGGCCGTGTACGACATTGTCGGCCTGCAGGAGGTGTTCGACGACGCGCCGCGCAATTTGCTCCTGGCCGGATTGAAGCAGGCCTGGGGCGACGCCTATGCCGAGGCCGTGCATCCCCGGCCGGCCGACGGTCGGTTCAACGGCGGTCTGGCCATCGCGACGCGCCTGCCGATTCTCGCCTGGCATGCGACCTACTACACGAAATCGAGCCAGCCGAAGGAATACGGCTTGCGGGCCGACGGGTTTGCCGCCAAGGGGGTGCTGCACGCGCGCATCGCGCGCTCGGCCGAGCGGCGCGACGAGTTCGTCGACGTCTTTATCACGCACCTCGAGGCGGCCGCCGACGAGCTGCGTCCGTCGCAATACAAGGAGTTGGCCGCGTTCATTGCCGAGCATCACGACCCGGCGCATCCGATGCTCGTGATGGGCGATTTCAACACGCACGGCAACCCGGCCGACCAGGACGATGCAACTTCGGCCTATCACCAGGTACTGACCGATATGCGCGGCGCGGCGCCGAAGCTGCGCCTCGTCGACCTCTGGCCGACCTTGCACGGCCGCGAGCTGGGCGGCACCAACGAGCAGGAATCGACCGAGATCGGCAACCGCATCGACTACATCTTCCTGGCCAATCCAGTGACCGCCGAACTGCTCCGCCCCCGGGCCGTCCGCGTGAACCCCTTCCCGGATGAGAAGACCAAATTCCTCTCGGACCACTCGGCCGTCGAGGCCGATCTGGAGTGGGGCCGCTGA
- the typA gene encoding translational GTPase TypA, translating to MRRDDIRNIAIIAHVDHGKTTLVDCLLRQSGEFRASQLVGERILDSNDLERERGITILAKNISLPYRGVKINIIDTPGHADFGGEVERVLRMADGALVLVDAAEGPMPQTRFVLTKALECQLQPIVVVNKIDRPDARAHDVLSEVLELFIDLGAHDDVLDFPYIYASARDGFASVDLETRGASMAPLLDLVLERIPGPDVDLEAPLQMLVTTLDWSDYVGRIAIGRIQSGRITKNQPVALLQGGGRETNARVQTVYVFDKLGRTEVDEASAGDLVALVGLDDVEIGDTVSDFNERRPLARLEVDQPTLEMIFGPNTSPLAGRDGKYVTTRHIRDRLYKEVERNVALRVRPLEGTESYAVSGRGLLHLSVLIETMRREGFELSVGKPRVIIRESHGVSEEPFETLVVEVPPDRMGPVMELVGARRGQAVEMAARGDYTHLKFSIPARGLIGLRTRLLNATQGTAIIHHRFDRYRPLEGEIPARPNGVLVSMVDGKAVAYGLDSLQERAELFVSPGDAVYEGMVVGENSREDDMSVNPTREKKLTNMRATGSDRNILLKPPRQLTLEMALEYIADDELVEVTPNCIRLRKMLLTENDRRRAARRGA from the coding sequence ATGCGCCGCGACGACATTCGCAATATCGCCATCATCGCCCACGTCGATCACGGCAAGACGACGCTGGTCGACTGCCTGCTGCGCCAAAGCGGCGAGTTTCGCGCGAGCCAACTGGTCGGCGAGCGGATTCTCGACTCGAACGATCTGGAGCGCGAGCGGGGCATCACGATCCTGGCCAAGAACATCTCCCTGCCCTATCGCGGCGTGAAGATCAACATCATCGACACGCCCGGCCACGCCGATTTCGGCGGCGAGGTCGAGCGCGTGCTCCGCATGGCCGACGGCGCCTTAGTGCTGGTCGACGCCGCCGAGGGGCCCATGCCGCAAACGCGGTTCGTGCTCACCAAGGCGCTCGAGTGCCAGCTGCAGCCGATCGTCGTCGTCAACAAAATCGACCGTCCCGACGCCCGGGCGCACGACGTGCTTAGCGAAGTGCTCGAATTGTTCATCGACCTGGGCGCCCACGACGACGTGCTCGACTTCCCGTACATCTATGCCAGCGCCCGCGACGGTTTCGCCTCGGTCGATCTCGAGACGCGCGGCGCATCGATGGCGCCGCTGTTGGACCTGGTGCTGGAGCGCATTCCCGGGCCGGACGTCGATCTCGAGGCCCCCTTGCAGATGCTGGTCACCACGCTCGACTGGTCCGACTATGTCGGCCGCATCGCGATCGGCCGCATCCAGTCGGGCCGGATCACGAAGAACCAGCCGGTCGCCCTGCTGCAAGGCGGCGGCCGCGAGACGAACGCGCGCGTGCAAACGGTCTACGTCTTCGACAAGCTCGGCCGCACCGAGGTCGACGAGGCCTCGGCCGGCGACCTGGTGGCCCTGGTGGGGCTCGACGATGTCGAAATCGGCGACACGGTCAGCGATTTCAACGAGCGGCGCCCCCTGGCCAGGCTCGAGGTCGACCAGCCGACGCTGGAGATGATCTTCGGCCCCAACACTTCGCCCCTGGCCGGGCGCGACGGCAAGTACGTCACCACGCGCCACATCCGCGACCGGTTGTACAAAGAGGTCGAACGCAACGTCGCCCTCCGCGTGCGTCCGCTCGAGGGCACCGAATCGTACGCCGTCTCGGGCCGCGGATTGCTGCACCTGTCGGTCCTGATCGAAACGATGCGCCGCGAGGGCTTTGAGCTGTCGGTCGGCAAGCCGCGGGTGATCATTCGCGAGAGTCACGGCGTTTCCGAGGAGCCCTTCGAAACGCTCGTGGTCGAAGTGCCGCCGGACCGCATGGGCCCGGTCATGGAACTGGTCGGCGCGCGGCGCGGCCAGGCCGTGGAAATGGCGGCCCGCGGCGATTACACGCACTTGAAATTCTCGATCCCGGCCCGGGGACTGATCGGCCTGCGCACAAGGCTGCTCAACGCCACGCAGGGGACGGCCATCATCCATCACCGCTTCGATCGCTACCGGCCGCTCGAAGGCGAGATTCCCGCGCGCCCCAACGGCGTGCTGGTCTCGATGGTCGACGGTAAGGCCGTGGCCTACGGGCTCGATAGCTTGCAGGAACGGGCCGAGCTGTTCGTCTCGCCCGGCGATGCCGTATACGAGGGTATGGTTGTCGGCGAAAACAGCCGCGAAGACGACATGTCGGTCAACCCCACGCGGGAAAAGAAGCTGACGAACATGCGGGCCACGGGCAGCGACCGCAACATTCTGCTCAAACCGCCGCGGCAACTGACGCTGGAGATGGCGCTCGAATACATCGCCGACGACGAGCTGGTCGAAGTCACGCCGAACTGTATCCGCCTGCGCAAAATGCTGCTGACGGAAAACGACCGCCGCCGTGCCGCCCGCCGCGGGGCATGA
- a CDS encoding zinc ribbon domain-containing protein: MHLPSIEVPPMAASPRCQSCGMPLKVDPERGGSEHDGSRSTEYCSYCYQHGKLLQPEMTIDEMRALIIEKLGEKGYPRFIARLFTIGLHRLKRWQTTQR, from the coding sequence TTGCATCTGCCGTCGATTGAGGTGCCCCCGATGGCCGCCAGCCCGAGGTGTCAAAGCTGTGGGATGCCCCTGAAGGTCGATCCCGAGCGGGGTGGATCCGAGCACGACGGCAGCCGGAGCACGGAATATTGCAGCTATTGCTATCAGCACGGGAAGCTCCTGCAACCCGAGATGACGATCGACGAAATGCGCGCCTTGATTATCGAAAAACTTGGTGAAAAAGGTTATCCTCGTTTCATTGCCCGATTGTTTACGATCGGTCTGCATCGCCTGAAACGCTGGCAAACCACCCAGCGCTAA
- the galT gene encoding galactose-1-phosphate uridylyltransferase, producing the protein MSLLRFDPTTSDWVVYAPSRALRPHDHQPGKAATHVEPANCPFCPGNESLTPPEIYTLPGDANYPGRWRVRVMPNKFPALRIEDQPERQRDGELFHHMPGCGAHEVVIESPDHNLAFPQQPVEQIEAVLGALQFRHRDLMRDRRFQTVVIFKNHGVQAGTSLAHPHWQLIATPVVPRLLRLKMFEATEYFDRMGRSLYEVMLEQELAAERRVLVTNDDFVAFLPYASHTPFETWILPRRREATFLAVDGPRMHNLAALLKRALLKLHTALDNPAYNLTIDSAPRGDEDEEYFSWHIRILPRLSTPAGFELGSGMSINTVLPEEAVAFLTEVATANGVAKTLAATTPDGS; encoded by the coding sequence ATGTCGCTCTTGCGATTTGATCCGACGACGTCCGATTGGGTGGTCTATGCCCCCTCGCGAGCGTTGCGCCCGCACGATCATCAGCCGGGCAAAGCGGCCACGCACGTCGAGCCGGCCAACTGCCCATTCTGCCCGGGCAACGAATCGCTGACCCCGCCGGAGATCTACACGCTGCCCGGCGACGCGAATTATCCCGGGCGTTGGCGCGTACGGGTGATGCCCAACAAATTTCCGGCGCTGCGCATCGAGGATCAGCCCGAACGGCAGCGCGACGGCGAGTTGTTCCACCACATGCCGGGCTGCGGCGCGCACGAGGTGGTGATCGAATCGCCGGACCACAACCTGGCTTTTCCGCAGCAGCCGGTCGAGCAGATCGAAGCGGTGCTCGGGGCATTGCAATTCCGTCATCGCGACTTGATGCGCGATCGGCGTTTTCAAACAGTCGTCATCTTCAAGAACCACGGCGTGCAAGCCGGTACGTCGCTGGCTCATCCGCACTGGCAATTGATCGCGACGCCGGTCGTGCCGCGCCTGCTGCGGTTGAAGATGTTCGAGGCCACCGAGTATTTCGACCGCATGGGCCGTTCGCTGTACGAGGTGATGCTCGAGCAGGAATTGGCCGCCGAGCGCCGCGTGCTGGTGACGAACGACGACTTCGTGGCGTTCTTACCCTATGCGTCGCACACGCCGTTTGAAACGTGGATTCTGCCCCGGCGGCGCGAGGCCACGTTCCTGGCGGTCGATGGCCCGCGCATGCACAATCTGGCGGCGCTCTTGAAGCGGGCGTTGCTCAAGCTGCACACGGCGCTCGACAATCCGGCCTACAACCTGACGATCGATTCGGCGCCGCGGGGCGACGAAGACGAAGAATATTTCAGCTGGCACATTCGCATCCTGCCGAGGCTGAGCACGCCCGCCGGCTTCGAGTTGGGCAGCGGCATGTCGATCAACACCGTGCTGCCGGAAGAGGCCGTGGCGTTCTTGACCGAGGTGGCCACGGCCAACGGGGTGGCCAAAACGCTCGCGGCGACGACGCCCGACGGATCGTGA